A genomic segment from Nitratiruptor sp. YY08-10 encodes:
- the eno gene encoding phosphopyruvate hydratase — MVYIDNIAAQEVLDSRGNPTVKATVILSDGTVASAIVPSGASTGKREALELRDGDDRFGGKGVLKACENVEVTIADELVGLSPYNQAEIDAIMKELDGTNNYSKLGANAVLGVSMAVARAAAKSLHMPLYRYLGGANGVIVPTPMLNIINGGAHADNDVDLQEYMIMPTGFDSFKEALRASAEIYHTLKKLLAEDGHPTALGDEGGFAPNFKNNEEPIEYILKAIEKAGYKPGEEVNIALDAASSEFYKDGKYELKGDNKVLSAEELAEFYADLVAKYPIVSLEDGMAEDDWEGWKILTEKLGDTIQLVGDDLFVTNKAILAEGIEKGIANAILIKPNQIGSVSETMQTVRLAQRNGYNCVMSHRSGESEDAFIADFAVALNTAQIKTGAPARGERTAKYNRLLEIERDLLYPEYIGKELF; from the coding sequence ATGGTTTATATTGACAATATTGCGGCACAAGAAGTTTTGGACAGCAGAGGAAATCCTACGGTAAAAGCAACGGTGATTTTGAGTGATGGAACGGTAGCGAGTGCCATTGTACCAAGTGGTGCGAGTACGGGGAAACGTGAAGCGTTGGAGCTTCGAGACGGTGATGATCGATTCGGTGGCAAGGGCGTTTTGAAAGCGTGTGAAAATGTGGAAGTGACTATTGCAGATGAACTTGTAGGTCTTAGTCCATACAATCAAGCCGAGATCGATGCCATCATGAAAGAGCTTGATGGCACAAACAACTACTCAAAACTTGGCGCGAATGCCGTGCTTGGTGTCTCCATGGCGGTAGCTAGAGCGGCAGCAAAGAGTCTTCATATGCCACTGTATCGCTATCTTGGTGGTGCCAACGGTGTTATCGTACCAACACCTATGCTCAATATCATCAATGGTGGGGCGCATGCGGATAACGATGTAGACCTGCAAGAGTATATGATCATGCCGACGGGATTTGACAGTTTCAAAGAGGCTCTTCGAGCAAGCGCTGAAATCTATCATACGCTCAAAAAACTTTTGGCTGAAGATGGTCACCCAACGGCTCTTGGTGATGAGGGTGGATTTGCACCAAATTTTAAAAACAACGAAGAGCCGATCGAGTATATTTTAAAAGCGATCGAGAAAGCGGGATATAAACCAGGCGAAGAGGTAAACATCGCACTCGATGCAGCAAGCAGTGAATTTTACAAAGATGGCAAGTATGAACTCAAAGGCGATAACAAGGTGCTCAGTGCTGAGGAGCTGGCTGAATTCTATGCTGACTTGGTAGCAAAATACCCTATCGTTTCACTAGAAGATGGTATGGCGGAAGATGACTGGGAAGGATGGAAGATCCTTACAGAAAAACTTGGTGATACAATCCAGTTAGTGGGTGATGATCTTTTTGTTACCAATAAGGCAATTTTGGCTGAGGGTATCGAAAAGGGAATCGCAAATGCCATTTTGATCAAACCAAACCAGATCGGAAGCGTGAGTGAGACGATGCAAACAGTACGGCTTGCACAAAGAAACGGATACAACTGCGTCATGAGCCACAGAAGCGGTGAGAGCGAAGATGCGTTTATTGCCGATTTTGCAGTGGCCCTCAATACGGCTCAGATCAAAACGGGTGCACCGGCTAGAGGGGAGCGAACAGCAAAATACAACAGGCTTCTTGAGATCGAGAGAGATCTTTTGTATCCTGAATATATAGGAAAAGAGCTTTTCTAA
- a CDS encoding AMIN domain-containing protein has translation MKRLLLLIPVMLLARENPFFLPNELPKKTSEIPRSVDQTPNAVKKNLPKKVLHSSKQKSVQKELLKLVIKPATIYIYTDHLLIKTQSKLIRSFFTTKPKKLVLDFAGNKSFRTVKQKVKTSDLFVDIAAGSHKDYFRIALQLKKACAKKIVKTNEGYLVSCK, from the coding sequence ATGAAACGTCTACTTCTTTTGATTCCTGTGATGCTGTTGGCTCGGGAAAACCCCTTTTTTCTACCCAATGAATTGCCCAAAAAAACTTCTGAAATACCAAGGAGTGTTGACCAGACTCCCAACGCTGTGAAAAAGAATCTTCCAAAAAAAGTGCTCCACTCTTCCAAGCAAAAAAGCGTTCAAAAAGAGCTGCTCAAGCTCGTCATCAAACCTGCAACCATCTATATCTATACCGATCATTTGCTAATCAAAACCCAATCAAAACTGATTCGATCCTTTTTTACGACAAAACCGAAAAAACTGGTCCTTGATTTTGCCGGTAACAAAAGTTTTCGTACTGTCAAACAAAAGGTAAAAACATCCGATCTTTTTGTAGACATAGCTGCCGGGTCGCACAAAGACTATTTTCGTATAGCATTGCAACTCAAAAAAGCGTGTGCTAAAAAGATTGTAAAAACTAATGAGGGGTATCTGGTTTCTTGTAAGTAA
- the recA gene encoding recombinase RecA: protein MDTNKQKALDLAIKQIDKAFGKGALVKLGDKQIEPIESISTGSLGLDLALGIGGVPKGRIVEIYGPESSGKTTLALQIIAEAQKKGGVTAFIDAEHALDVLYAKNLGVDIDNLLVSQPDFGEQALDIVETIARSGAVDVIVIDSVAALTPKAEIEGEMGDSHMGLQARLMSQALRKLTGVVHKMDTTVIFINQIRMKIGAMGYGTPETTTGGNALKFYASVRIDVRRIATLKQGESQIGNRVRAKVVKNKVAPPFRQAEFDIMFGEGISKEGELIDYGVKMDIIDKSGSWFSYKDMKLGQGRENAKAYLKEHPEVAQEIENEIRRAMGMDDSVMMVPENEMSEE from the coding sequence ATGGATACGAATAAACAAAAAGCATTGGATCTTGCTATCAAACAGATCGATAAAGCTTTTGGCAAAGGAGCGCTTGTCAAGCTTGGTGACAAGCAGATTGAGCCGATCGAATCGATCTCAACCGGTTCGCTGGGGCTTGATCTTGCACTTGGAATAGGAGGTGTTCCAAAGGGTAGGATCGTCGAGATATATGGGCCCGAGAGTTCTGGGAAGACCACATTGGCTCTTCAAATCATCGCAGAAGCGCAGAAAAAAGGCGGTGTAACCGCTTTCATCGATGCAGAGCACGCTCTTGATGTTTTATATGCGAAAAATCTTGGTGTCGATATCGACAATCTTTTAGTTTCGCAACCAGATTTTGGAGAGCAAGCTCTCGATATCGTAGAAACCATTGCACGAAGTGGAGCAGTGGATGTGATCGTTATCGACTCCGTAGCGGCTTTGACACCAAAAGCGGAGATCGAAGGGGAGATGGGAGATTCCCATATGGGTCTTCAGGCAAGACTCATGAGCCAGGCACTTCGAAAACTCACCGGCGTTGTTCATAAGATGGATACAACCGTTATATTCATCAACCAGATTCGTATGAAAATAGGTGCTATGGGGTATGGTACGCCTGAAACAACAACAGGTGGGAATGCCCTCAAATTCTATGCTTCTGTGCGAATCGATGTACGTAGAATTGCCACTTTGAAACAGGGTGAAAGTCAAATAGGAAATAGGGTACGTGCAAAAGTGGTGAAAAACAAGGTAGCCCCACCATTTAGACAGGCAGAATTTGACATCATGTTTGGTGAAGGCATTAGCAAAGAAGGGGAGCTCATCGATTATGGTGTGAAGATGGACATCATCGATAAAAGCGGAAGCTGGTTCAGTTATAAAGATATGAAACTGGGGCAAGGTAGAGAAAACGCTAAAGCCTATCTCAAAGAGCATCCCGAAGTTGCGCAGGAGATCGAAAATGAGATCAGGCGGGCCATGGGGATGGATGATAGCGTCATGATGGTTCCAGAAAATGAAATGAGTGAAGAATAA
- a CDS encoding metallophosphoesterase family protein, whose protein sequence is MKIGIISDTHNRVDFTKEAVEKLKSFEIAYLIHAGDIGEEVCQYLDGLDIPVIAVYGNTDSAHLFEMYPHVNLQKQPYYFTIENTTFKLMHQPYYLTPDSDIVIYGHLHEFECQKAKALFLNPGEVCAREKPRIESALLELESRNVFYIYKDLEKNSWMEERVCA, encoded by the coding sequence ATGAAAATAGGAATTATCTCAGATACGCATAATAGAGTGGATTTTACAAAAGAAGCAGTAGAAAAGTTGAAAAGCTTTGAGATTGCTTATCTCATTCATGCAGGCGATATTGGCGAAGAGGTGTGTCAATACCTTGATGGCTTAGATATTCCTGTCATCGCTGTTTATGGCAATACAGACTCGGCGCATCTATTTGAAATGTATCCACACGTCAATCTTCAAAAACAGCCCTACTATTTTACAATTGAAAATACCACATTCAAACTGATGCACCAGCCATACTATCTCACCCCGGATAGTGATATAGTCATTTATGGTCATCTGCACGAATTCGAATGCCAGAAGGCAAAAGCGCTCTTTCTCAATCCAGGAGAAGTGTGTGCAAGGGAGAAACCCCGTATCGAATCGGCTCTTTTGGAGCTTGAGTCACGAAATGTTTTTTATATATACAAAGATTTGGAAAAAAATAGCTGGATGGAAGAGAGGGTTTGTGCATGA
- a CDS encoding cation:proton antiporter — translation MNEIHIILVVSLIIFTSPFISKITRLPTSVVEIALGTIFGALGLLSHVALFELVAEFGFLYLMFLAGLEVDLKELFSLEKSIIKRGIVYIALLYLFSFLLVRYSGLADIYIAIFPLISVGLIAALKKEYGKGVSWLNLSMAIGSLGEVVSITVLTIMSAVMEFGLGKQFYESIFILSLFLLLTMLTFKLLQVLFWWYPELKTTLMPRIDTEEQDIRLSMALLFTFIAIMIYLHLEVAFGAFIAGIIIATFFEHKKTLPHKLSSFGFGFLVPIFFIFTGSSFKIEALFMKGMVVNALFITLAMIGVRFLGSIAFYRFFSLKEGILYALSHSMPLTLLVAIATIALHTKVLGKEAYLTLILASIIEVLIVMIAIRWIVKFTYKKPDTPH, via the coding sequence ATGAATGAAATTCACATTATCCTTGTCGTCTCCTTAATTATTTTTACATCCCCTTTTATATCCAAAATAACAAGACTCCCGACCTCGGTCGTAGAGATCGCTCTTGGCACCATTTTTGGAGCATTGGGACTGCTATCGCATGTAGCACTGTTTGAACTGGTCGCAGAGTTTGGCTTTTTGTATCTTATGTTTTTGGCCGGGCTTGAAGTGGATCTCAAAGAGCTCTTTTCCTTAGAAAAATCCATCATCAAACGTGGTATTGTCTATATCGCTCTACTCTATCTTTTCTCCTTTTTGCTCGTTCGATACAGCGGTCTTGCGGATATCTATATTGCCATATTTCCATTGATCTCTGTAGGATTGATCGCCGCTTTGAAAAAAGAGTATGGCAAAGGGGTCTCCTGGCTCAATCTCTCCATGGCCATCGGAAGCCTTGGAGAAGTTGTCTCCATTACCGTTTTAACCATTATGAGTGCTGTGATGGAGTTTGGACTGGGAAAACAGTTTTATGAAAGTATTTTTATCTTGTCGCTTTTTCTCCTGCTTACAATGCTTACTTTTAAACTGCTTCAAGTTCTTTTTTGGTGGTATCCTGAACTCAAAACCACACTCATGCCCCGCATCGATACAGAAGAGCAGGATATTCGACTCTCTATGGCACTTCTTTTTACTTTTATCGCCATTATGATCTATCTGCATCTTGAAGTTGCTTTTGGAGCGTTTATCGCCGGTATCATCATCGCCACCTTTTTCGAGCACAAAAAGACACTGCCCCATAAACTCTCTTCTTTTGGATTTGGATTTTTGGTACCGATATTTTTTATCTTTACTGGCAGCAGTTTCAAAATCGAAGCTCTATTCATGAAAGGAATGGTTGTCAACGCACTTTTTATCACTCTTGCGATGATAGGGGTACGATTTCTTGGCTCCATTGCTTTTTATCGCTTTTTTTCACTAAAAGAAGGCATACTCTACGCACTTTCACACTCTATGCCTCTCACACTTCTTGTTGCGATCGCTACGATAGCGTTGCATACGAAAGTTTTAGGAAAAGAGGCCTATTTGACGCTCATCTTGGCAAGTATCATCGAAGTTTTGATTGTCATGATAGCAATTCGCTGGATCGTCAAATTTACTTACAAGAAACCAGATACCCCTCATTAG
- a CDS encoding biotin synthase: MKVYLCAISNISSGVCAEDCKFCTQSTKYRADIPRYKYKPIEMIVEEAKKAKAAKAIGFCLVTAGKGIDDKILDFVTQVASAVKKEVPDISLIGCNGTAEVWQLKELKRAGIDNYNHNLETAKSHYSSICSTHSWEERYQTCLNAKEAGLNLCTGGIFGLGETDKQREEFIEQIASLKPMSIPINFYHPNTALPLPQRVVEPSEALSIIQTMRKRVPDAMIMVAGGRELVFGERWPEILDAGANAIVIGDYLTTKGERPDKDIQTLQKLGIEIATSCHE, from the coding sequence ATGAAAGTCTATTTGTGTGCTATTAGCAATATCAGCAGTGGTGTGTGTGCTGAGGATTGCAAGTTTTGTACCCAAAGCACCAAGTATAGAGCCGATATCCCAAGATATAAATATAAACCAATCGAAATGATCGTCGAGGAGGCAAAAAAAGCAAAAGCGGCAAAGGCTATTGGATTTTGTTTGGTAACGGCTGGGAAAGGCATCGATGACAAAATTCTCGATTTCGTTACACAAGTGGCCAGCGCCGTTAAAAAAGAGGTACCCGATATCAGTCTTATAGGCTGCAACGGTACGGCTGAGGTATGGCAGCTCAAAGAGCTCAAACGTGCCGGCATCGACAACTACAACCACAACCTCGAAACGGCAAAAAGCCACTACTCTTCTATCTGCTCAACGCACAGCTGGGAGGAGCGATATCAAACCTGTCTCAATGCAAAAGAAGCAGGACTCAATCTTTGTACAGGAGGTATCTTCGGTCTGGGAGAGACAGATAAACAAAGGGAAGAATTTATAGAGCAAATAGCAAGCCTGAAGCCTATGAGTATTCCCATCAATTTTTATCATCCCAATACAGCGCTTCCTCTGCCACAGAGAGTTGTTGAGCCATCTGAAGCACTTTCTATTATCCAGACTATGAGAAAAAGAGTTCCAGATGCTATGATTATGGTGGCAGGTGGAAGAGAGTTGGTTTTTGGCGAACGGTGGCCAGAAATCTTAGATGCCGGGGCAAACGCCATCGTCATCGGTGACTACCTCACAACGAAAGGTGAACGTCCGGATAAAGATATCCAAACGTTGCAAAAACTCGGAATTGAAATAGCCACCAGCTGTCATGAATGA